The genomic window aaatctAGCATCTCTCCtctaatttttgagtttctacTCAGATATTAAGTTTATACTTAGTTACCGAAAagtactgatttttttttaaaaatgttttcctcATATTGGGTgtcaacataaaaaatatgaagaaaagaaatcaaatataattaaaatctatacattattaaattatttaatctttatataaaaaataaaaaaaaggtgaaatggATTTGAagtatcatataaaataatttattaattttaaatctatttatttatttattttttatttacttatatatttttttcctattttatttttatgacatttttcagaatcaaacataacctaaaactTTGTatctaagttaaaaaataaaataaaacagcATAAAATGAGTTCAACTAACCAATACCTGAAGTGAATGAAATTGATAGGAGAAGGGTTTGCTTCTAGAACAACTCAAATGATTTATTGGGCTGGTTAGATTCCTTAAAATAAGACATTTATCCCATCATGATTTCAACACAATTAATCAACTAATATGGTACTTACACTAATAAAGATTTAGATTATTGCATGTTATCTTCATAATAGACCATTAAAATCCcacctaataataataaaaatgtcaccaaattgaaaataaaaccaCGGtccataatattaatatttgttttaaaaaaacatttccatttaaaaatacaaatgaaaatacaagggataattgaaaaaaataatcgaaaatttagtaaaataacttcGGTTTTTAAAATCCTTAATATATGCTCAATTAAACAAATATACACAcctctaataattatataaaaatatatactatatttacaatattttaaatagaatatccTTAATTTAGGGATTCGCTATAATTGAAGATTGTTGGTGTCAAAACAAGAGGTTTGTCTAACTATTTTTGTAATGATCCATACTTAATCGTATAAATATTGTTTGCTCTATGTTCAAAGGGGTCTTTATTTTGAAAACGAGTAAATAGGGTTAAAAGAAACTTATATTTATATAGCataaaaaactttatattttgtaaatgtGAGATATTACAATCATTCTTCATGTAAggtcaaataaaaaaacatcttttacgTGGTCAAATAAATCCTCACATCGGGTCAAGGATCGAGTATGCAGAAGTGTTTTAAAGTcgtaaaaatttatttaaaattataatgaacAATATGTATATAATTGGAGCCCGCGGTTACCATCCTCATCCatagaatataaattttttaatatccaataatttattatatcatatatttcaATGGTTATTGTCATCATCTCTCATTTCTTAAGAAAAACAAGACTTTTCTAtgatttaaatgtattttttttattatccttTTGACTACTTGTATATCATCACATAaagtatatattattttattatccaATATTCCGTTGGATATTTTCGTCATTTCTCATTtcctataaaaatatttaaaattatttttcttcatccttTTAGTCAAATCCTATTAAAGTAAGCGTGAAGAAGAGGAGAAGGACAAAAGTGTAAATGCACCCAACAGTAAAAGCATCCCCCCTCGTGAAGTCTCCAACTAGACCAACCCTCaacccccattttttttttttctaaataaaaaaacacgtgcttgaaatttataattttttattttacaaaaaaaaaagaaaaaaaaaaaaaagggttaatcACATTCAAAGAACCCAAGCTTAAAAGCCTTCTTCTTCCTTGTCTTGGACAAATTCTCAAAGCAGTTACGAAAACAGGGTATTTGTAAGTATACTCAAACTCAGAGAGATTGGGACGTCGTTCAACTGTTTGTTGAAgatcttcaaaattctgatctAAAAACAAGGCATGTCGAATTCACCGGAGTTCTCTGATTTCGCCGGCCGGAAGTCCGGGAAGTTGCCGGACAGGTCGAATTTCTCGCAGACCTGTAATCTCTTGAGCCAGTTCCTCAAGGAAAAGGGAAGATTCGGGGATCTCAGCCTCGGCATGGCCGGGAAATCTGAGACCAAAggtatgttttccttttttttttttttctttttttttcccttcatttttcGAGCGACCAAACGGagtctggatttttttttttaaattatttttttacttttattttttatttttcctctgtGTGTGCGTGTGTGAGGAATTGTTTAGACGGTTAGTTCTGTAACTATGGTTTTAGCGTTAATGGTtcgaacaaaacaaaaaataacgagaagttaaaaaaaagaaaaaaaaaagagagagaattgagaattcttcatcttcattatcAAAATTTCTGCGGTTTTTCCAGCTATCAGATCATCATATGCATTTGTTTGTACACTGCATCtctgatattttttatttctagcttTCCATTTGTTGTTTCAACCCATTTTGTGAAAGACGATAAATACCATACTTACAGTCCCGCACTCAAATCATAAAACCCTTTACCTTTACTGATATAAATCTTTGGAGTTTCTATCAAACTCAGTGTCTGATTTCTTGTTTGGAATCGCCACAGGGAGGCCTGAATCATTCAAATCATCAACCATGTCATTTGACCTGTTAAACAAGGATAAATCTAGCGAGGCTTCGGGGCAAAACGTTGGTGGATCCTCCAATTTGAAATCCAGTGATTTCTACCCTCAGTTTGCTGGTTTTGGTTCCCTTGCTTCCATTGACGAAGCCATTAATATGGCTGATTTCAGGTGCTTTGCCTTTTCCTTTCTCATGGGTTCTATAATTTTCCAGGTTTCAACCATTGTATTAAGAATCTAGAGAGATAATAGTCTGAGATTGAATGAATAATTTGATGTTCTAATTGTTCATTAATTCGGGTTTGATTTAATCTCCGAATGTTTATGTTTTATGTTAGGAAATCGGCAACAACAGAGTCGGAAACTTCTCAGATGACAATATTCTACGCCGGCCAAGTGCTGGTATTCAATGATTTTCCGGCCGAGAAGGCCAGAGAAGTCATGCTATTAGCCGCCAAGGGAACCCCCCAAAATACTAGCGGCTTCCTCTCCACTTCTGGCCCTGAAAAAATCAATACAGGCAGCTCAACCGCCCCTAGCCCTAGCATCCCCGCCTCGCCGGCCACCACCCCGAACCCTCAAGCCCTCAGCTCTGGTACTTTCAGCATTCCTGCCTCGCCTGCAGCCACCCCAAACCCTCAAGCTCCTCTTGGCTCTGGTAATTGCTTTGTGACTAACTGCATCAAAAGTCATCAATGAAGACTGCCTAAAGCTTTACACATGTACTTAACATTTCTCtccattctattttcttttctca from Vitis vinifera cultivar Pinot Noir 40024 chromosome 9, ASM3070453v1 includes these protein-coding regions:
- the LOC100260039 gene encoding protein TIFY 10A — translated: MSNSPEFSDFAGRKSGKLPDRSNFSQTCNLLSQFLKEKGRFGDLSLGMAGKSETKGRPESFKSSTMSFDLLNKDKSSEASGQNVGGSSNLKSSDFYPQFAGFGSLASIDEAINMADFRKSATTESETSQMTIFYAGQVLVFNDFPAEKAREVMLLAAKGTPQNTSGFLSTSGPEKINTGSSTAPSPSIPASPATTPNPQALSSGTFSIPASPAATPNPQAPLGSELPIARRNSLHRFLEKRKDRVNSKAPYQVNNPSRPSPKPEEDTNPKLNKDEGQSSKQLDLRL